In a single window of the Cupriavidus sp. P-10 genome:
- a CDS encoding DMT family transporter, with protein sequence MGIGVLCGLLAGAFWGMVFIAPKLLPVFSPWELAIGRYLAYGLVALVAALPLMKRIARKLTRADCVALLRQAFTGNLLYYVLLAFGVQLAGVGPTSLIIGILPITVTIMGRRDHGAVPLSRLLWPLLVVAAGIACINIDLFGGGQSAHAAAAGDAVRPVWQKLAGVCCAAGALVCWTLYAVDNARYLQRNPHYSGNEWSALYGLSTGAVSAVLAVIGWLAAGDALTSGDSGRDWRWFWMVNAAVALGASLIGNNLWNIASRRLPLTLSGQMIVFETLFALAYGFVFDHRWPRPLEIAAIVLLMVGVAWSVRLHASDKSA encoded by the coding sequence ATGGGAATCGGCGTATTGTGCGGGCTGCTGGCGGGTGCGTTCTGGGGCATGGTCTTCATCGCGCCCAAGCTGCTGCCGGTGTTCTCGCCGTGGGAGCTGGCCATCGGGCGCTACTTGGCGTATGGCCTGGTAGCGCTTGTTGCCGCCCTGCCGCTGATGAAGCGCATCGCCCGCAAGCTGACCCGCGCCGACTGCGTGGCGCTGCTGCGCCAGGCCTTTACCGGAAACCTGCTCTACTACGTGCTGCTCGCCTTTGGCGTGCAACTGGCCGGGGTCGGACCGACTTCGCTGATCATCGGCATCCTGCCGATCACGGTCACCATCATGGGCCGGCGCGACCACGGCGCGGTGCCGCTGTCGCGGCTGCTGTGGCCGCTGCTGGTGGTGGCCGCGGGCATCGCCTGCATCAACATCGACCTGTTCGGCGGCGGCCAGAGCGCACATGCCGCCGCGGCCGGCGACGCCGTACGGCCAGTCTGGCAGAAGCTCGCCGGCGTCTGTTGCGCCGCCGGGGCACTGGTCTGCTGGACGCTCTACGCGGTCGACAACGCGCGCTACCTGCAGCGCAACCCGCACTACAGCGGCAATGAATGGTCGGCACTGTACGGGCTGTCGACCGGCGCGGTATCGGCCGTGCTGGCCGTTATCGGCTGGCTGGCAGCGGGCGACGCCCTCACTTCCGGCGACAGCGGCCGCGACTGGCGGTGGTTCTGGATGGTCAACGCCGCGGTGGCGCTGGGCGCGTCGCTGATCGGCAACAACCTGTGGAATATCGCCAGCCGGCGCCTGCCGCTGACGCTGTCGGGCCAGATGATTGTGTTCGAGACGCTGTTCGCGCTGGCCTACGGCTTTGTCTTCGATCACCGCTGGCCGCGGCCGCTGGAAATCGCCGCCATTGTGTTGCTGATGGTCGGCGTGGCCTGGTCGGTGCGCTTGCACGCCAGCGACAAGTCTGCGTAG
- a CDS encoding DUF4124 domain-containing protein translates to MTRSSVLCLLAAAVTVAAPAPAHAYWQWRDANGRMVYSDVPPSDAAASVLRAPGRPAGEYRPAEAAGAESAKPPVAAPAPTRASSKPKDAPPPTAEEAFQKRRESRLKAAAEEARKEGETAERDARCAQLRNYANGLQQGMRAAVAGPDGSLQHLNSEQRQAELVKTSASLEKNCT, encoded by the coding sequence ATGACACGATCGTCCGTGCTGTGCCTGCTTGCCGCCGCCGTCACCGTTGCCGCCCCGGCCCCCGCCCATGCCTACTGGCAATGGCGCGATGCCAACGGCCGCATGGTCTACAGTGACGTGCCGCCGTCCGACGCGGCGGCCAGCGTGCTGCGCGCCCCTGGCCGCCCTGCCGGCGAGTACCGGCCGGCAGAGGCGGCCGGCGCGGAAAGCGCCAAGCCGCCCGTGGCCGCACCAGCCCCCACCAGGGCCTCCAGCAAGCCCAAGGATGCCCCGCCGCCGACGGCGGAAGAGGCGTTCCAGAAGCGCCGCGAATCCCGCCTGAAAGCCGCCGCGGAAGAGGCACGCAAGGAAGGCGAGACCGCCGAGCGCGACGCCCGCTGCGCCCAGTTGCGCAACTATGCCAACGGCCTGCAGCAAGGGATGCGCGCGGCGGTGGCGGGTCCGGACGGCTCGCTGCAGCACCTGAACAGCGAGCAGCGCCAGGCCGAACTGGTCAAGACCAGCGCCAGCCTCGAAAAGAACTGCACTTGA
- a CDS encoding RnfH family protein, which produces MAPTESAGTVHVAVCYARPDAVFLKEIDVPAGTTIAAAIVGSGLQQACPEVDPSTMRVGIFGKLKTPETVVREGDRVEVYRTLTADPKQARRKRVQKLREGGAREGQKWLRGNG; this is translated from the coding sequence ATGGCGCCAACTGAGAGCGCGGGCACCGTGCATGTCGCGGTGTGCTATGCGCGGCCCGATGCGGTATTCCTGAAGGAGATCGACGTGCCCGCGGGCACCACGATCGCCGCGGCCATCGTCGGCTCGGGGCTGCAGCAGGCATGTCCGGAAGTGGATCCGTCGACCATGCGGGTGGGCATCTTCGGCAAGCTCAAGACGCCCGAAACGGTGGTGCGCGAGGGTGATCGCGTGGAGGTGTACCGGACGCTGACGGCCGACCCCAAGCAGGCGCGGCGCAAGCGCGTGCAGAAGCTGCGCGAGGGCGGGGCGCGTGAAGGCCAGAAATGGCTGCGCGGCAACGGCTGA
- a CDS encoding type II toxin-antitoxin system RatA family toxin gives MADVHKSVLLGYSAAQMYDLVTRVEDYPKFLPWCGGVEVFEQTETTLDAKIHIHFKGIQQFFHTRNTQERPTRIDMTFADGPFKTFNGAWRFTPLREDACKIEFHLHYEFSSLLLEKLIGPVFSMIANTFVDAFVKRAEVVYGAN, from the coding sequence ATGGCAGACGTCCATAAATCCGTGCTGCTCGGCTATTCCGCCGCGCAGATGTACGACCTGGTCACGCGCGTGGAGGACTATCCCAAGTTCCTGCCATGGTGCGGTGGCGTGGAGGTGTTCGAGCAGACCGAAACCACGCTCGACGCCAAGATCCACATTCATTTCAAGGGCATCCAGCAGTTTTTCCACACCCGCAATACGCAGGAGCGCCCGACCCGCATCGACATGACCTTTGCCGATGGGCCGTTCAAGACCTTCAATGGCGCGTGGCGCTTTACGCCACTGCGCGAGGACGCCTGCAAGATCGAATTCCACCTGCATTATGAGTTTTCGAGCCTGCTGCTCGAAAAGCTCATCGGCCCGGTGTTCAGCATGATCGCCAATACGTTCGTCGATGCCTTCGTCAAGCGCGCCGAGGTGGTATATGGCGCCAACTGA
- the smpB gene encoding SsrA-binding protein SmpB, whose translation MTIADNKKAFFDYFIEERYEAGMVLEGWEVKAIRANRVQIKEGYVVVRDAEMFLIGAHISPLQSASTHVTPDPVRTRKLLLKADEIKKLIGKVEQRGYTLVPLNLHYTRGRVKCEIGLAKGKKQFDKRETEKQRDWQREKARIMKGDTKE comes from the coding sequence ATGACCATTGCAGACAACAAGAAGGCCTTTTTCGACTACTTCATCGAAGAGCGATATGAGGCCGGAATGGTGCTGGAAGGCTGGGAAGTCAAGGCGATCCGCGCCAACCGCGTCCAGATCAAGGAAGGCTACGTGGTGGTGCGCGACGCCGAGATGTTCCTGATCGGCGCCCATATCAGCCCGCTGCAGAGCGCCTCCACCCACGTCACGCCCGACCCGGTGCGCACGCGCAAGCTGCTGCTCAAGGCCGACGAGATCAAGAAGCTGATCGGCAAGGTCGAGCAACGCGGCTACACGCTGGTGCCACTAAACCTGCACTACACGCGCGGCCGCGTAAAGTGCGAGATCGGCCTGGCCAAAGGCAAGAAGCAGTTCGACAAGCGCGAGACCGAGAAGCAGCGCGACTGGCAGCGCGAGAAGGCGCGCATCATGAAGGGCGACACCAAGGAGTAA
- a CDS encoding SPFH domain-containing protein — protein MLAFQLGLLPLIILIAVIVLIAKGIKIVPQQHAWVLERLGRYHATLTPGLSIVVPFVDRVAYKHVLKEIPLDVPSQVCITKDNTQLQVDGVLYFQVTDPMKASYGSSNFVVAITQLSQTTLRSVIGKLELDKTFEEREFINHSVVNALDEAAANWGVKVLRYEIKDLTPPKEILHAMQAQITAEREKRALIAASEGKRQEQINLATGAREAAIQKSEGERQAAINKAQGEAAAILAVAEANAQAIQKVGNAIRSEGGMDAVNLKVAEEYVAAFGNLAKQGNTLIVPGNMGEMSSMIASALQIVKGQKAGA, from the coding sequence ATGCTCGCTTTTCAGCTTGGCCTGTTGCCGCTGATCATCCTTATTGCCGTGATCGTGCTGATCGCCAAGGGCATCAAGATCGTGCCGCAGCAGCACGCCTGGGTGCTCGAGCGCCTGGGGCGCTACCACGCGACGCTGACGCCGGGGCTGTCGATCGTGGTGCCGTTTGTCGACCGCGTCGCTTACAAGCACGTGCTCAAGGAAATCCCGCTGGACGTGCCCAGCCAGGTCTGCATCACCAAGGACAATACGCAGCTGCAGGTGGACGGCGTGCTGTACTTCCAGGTGACCGACCCGATGAAGGCATCCTACGGCTCGAGCAATTTCGTGGTGGCGATCACGCAGCTGTCGCAGACTACGCTGCGCTCGGTGATCGGCAAGCTGGAGCTGGACAAGACCTTCGAGGAGCGCGAGTTCATCAACCACAGCGTGGTCAACGCGCTCGATGAAGCCGCCGCCAACTGGGGCGTCAAGGTGTTGCGCTATGAGATCAAGGACCTGACGCCACCCAAGGAGATCCTGCACGCCATGCAGGCGCAGATCACCGCCGAGCGCGAGAAGCGGGCGCTGATCGCCGCGTCCGAGGGCAAGCGCCAGGAACAGATCAACCTGGCCACGGGCGCGCGTGAAGCGGCGATCCAGAAGTCGGAAGGCGAGCGGCAAGCCGCGATCAACAAGGCGCAGGGCGAGGCGGCGGCGATCCTGGCAGTGGCAGAGGCCAATGCCCAGGCGATCCAGAAGGTGGGCAACGCCATCCGCAGCGAAGGCGGCATGGATGCGGTCAACCTGAAGGTGGCCGAGGAGTACGTCGCCGCGTTCGGCAACCTGGCCAAGCAGGGCAATACGCTGATCGTGCCCGGGAATATGGGCGAGATGAGCAGCATGATTGCGTCCGCGCTGCAGATCGTGAAGGGGCAGAAGGCCGGCGCCTGA
- a CDS encoding NfeD family protein: MAYYIWFVAAVVLVIVELNTGTFYLLMVAVGLAAGGVAALLGLSPAAQTVTAALVAAVLIAGLRRTRFGKLRRGNAAADPNVNLDIGQELDVSAWDANGRARVPYRGADWTVELAPNCAAAPGRYRIVEVRGSTLVVSPR, translated from the coding sequence ATGGCGTACTACATCTGGTTCGTGGCGGCGGTCGTGCTGGTGATCGTCGAGTTGAATACCGGCACGTTTTACCTGCTGATGGTGGCCGTGGGTCTCGCCGCTGGCGGGGTCGCCGCCTTGCTGGGCCTGTCGCCCGCCGCGCAGACCGTGACCGCGGCGCTGGTCGCGGCGGTGCTGATCGCCGGACTGCGCCGTACCCGTTTCGGCAAGCTGCGGCGCGGCAATGCCGCCGCCGATCCCAACGTCAATCTCGACATCGGCCAGGAACTCGACGTCTCCGCCTGGGATGCCAATGGCCGCGCTCGCGTGCCGTACCGCGGCGCTGACTGGACCGTCGAACTCGCGCCGAACTGCGCCGCGGCACCGGGCCGCTACCGTATCGTCGAAGTACGCGGCAGCACGCTGGTCGTTTCGCCGCGCTGA
- the ppsA gene encoding phosphoenolpyruvate synthase, with the protein MTNQADNGAYVLPFEQLRMADVEIVGGKNSSLGEMISQLAEAGVRVPGGFATTALAFRDFLAHNNLTERISQRLKALDVDDVKALAEAGAEIRDWVATAPFQPRLEQEIREFYARVSAREGAEASFAVRSSATAEDLPDASFAGQQESYLNVSGIDDVLDKIKHVFASLYNDRAISYRVHKGFAHDVVALSAGIQRMVRSDLASSGVMFTIDTESGFPDVVFITSSYGLGETVVQGAVNPDEFYVFKPTLQAGQYPIIRRSIGSKLIKMEFTKPGEAGRVKTVDVPGELRNRYSITDEDVTELAKYAMIIEKHYGRPMDIEWGKDGKDGKIYILQARPETVKSQSAGKAEQRFKLKGTAPVLTSGRAIGQKIGTGPVRVINDPSEMERVQPGDVLVADMTDPNWEPVMKRASAIVTNRGGRTCHAAIIARELGVPAVVGCGDATDILKDGTLVTVSCAEGDEGRIYDGLLETEVTEVQRGEMPEIDVKLMMNVGNPQLAFDFAQIPNCGVGLARLEFIINNNIGVHPKAILDYPQVDADLKKAVESVARGHASPRAFYVDKLAEGIATIGAAFYPKPVIVRLSDFKSNEYKKLIGGSRYEPDEENPMLGFRGASRYIAEDFAEAFEMECKAMKRVRDEMGLTNVEIMVPFVRTLGQAEKVIELLAKHGLKRGENGLRIIMMCEVPSNAILAEEFLQFFDGFSIGSNDLTQLTLGLDRDSGMELLAKDFDERDPAVCFMLSRAISACIRLDKYVGICGQGPSDHPDFAEWLTKEGIKSISLNPDSVVDTWQKLAS; encoded by the coding sequence ATGACTAACCAGGCAGATAACGGCGCCTACGTGTTGCCGTTCGAGCAGTTGCGCATGGCTGACGTGGAAATCGTCGGCGGCAAGAATTCGTCGCTGGGCGAGATGATCTCCCAGCTGGCGGAAGCCGGCGTGCGCGTTCCGGGCGGTTTTGCCACCACCGCGCTTGCCTTCCGCGACTTCCTCGCCCACAACAACCTGACCGAGCGTATCTCCCAGCGCCTGAAGGCGCTCGACGTCGACGACGTCAAGGCCCTGGCCGAGGCCGGTGCCGAGATTCGCGACTGGGTCGCCACCGCTCCGTTCCAGCCGCGCCTGGAACAGGAAATCCGTGAGTTCTATGCCCGCGTGTCGGCGCGCGAAGGCGCCGAGGCCTCGTTCGCGGTTCGTTCGTCGGCCACGGCCGAAGACCTGCCCGACGCCTCGTTCGCCGGCCAGCAGGAGTCCTACCTGAACGTCAGCGGCATCGACGACGTGCTGGACAAGATCAAGCACGTGTTCGCCTCGCTGTACAACGACCGCGCCATTTCCTACCGCGTGCACAAGGGCTTCGCCCATGACGTGGTGGCGCTGTCCGCCGGTATCCAGCGCATGGTCCGTTCGGACCTGGCTTCGTCGGGCGTGATGTTCACCATCGACACCGAATCCGGCTTCCCTGACGTGGTCTTCATCACCTCCAGCTACGGCCTGGGTGAAACGGTGGTGCAGGGCGCGGTCAATCCGGACGAGTTCTACGTTTTCAAGCCGACGCTGCAAGCCGGCCAGTACCCCATCATCCGCCGCTCGATCGGCTCCAAGCTGATCAAGATGGAATTCACCAAGCCGGGCGAAGCCGGCCGGGTGAAGACCGTCGACGTGCCGGGCGAACTGCGCAACCGCTACTCGATCACCGACGAAGACGTGACCGAGCTGGCCAAGTACGCGATGATCATCGAGAAGCACTATGGCCGCCCGATGGACATCGAATGGGGCAAGGACGGCAAGGACGGCAAGATCTACATCCTGCAGGCCCGCCCGGAAACGGTGAAGAGCCAGTCGGCCGGCAAGGCCGAGCAGCGCTTCAAGCTCAAGGGCACCGCCCCCGTGCTGACCAGCGGCCGCGCCATCGGCCAGAAGATCGGCACCGGCCCGGTCCGCGTGATCAACGATCCGTCCGAGATGGAGCGCGTGCAGCCCGGCGACGTGCTGGTGGCCGACATGACCGACCCGAACTGGGAGCCGGTGATGAAGCGTGCCTCGGCGATCGTCACCAACCGTGGCGGCCGTACCTGCCACGCGGCCATTATCGCGCGTGAGCTGGGCGTTCCCGCCGTGGTGGGCTGCGGCGACGCTACCGACATCCTGAAGGATGGCACGCTGGTAACCGTGTCGTGCGCCGAGGGCGACGAAGGCCGTATCTACGACGGCCTGCTGGAAACCGAAGTGACCGAAGTCCAGCGTGGCGAGATGCCGGAAATCGACGTCAAGCTGATGATGAACGTGGGCAACCCGCAACTGGCCTTCGACTTCGCGCAGATCCCGAACTGCGGCGTCGGCCTGGCGCGCCTGGAATTCATCATCAACAACAACATCGGCGTCCACCCGAAGGCCATCCTCGACTACCCGCAAGTCGATGCCGACCTGAAGAAGGCCGTGGAAAGCGTGGCCCGTGGTCATGCCAGCCCGCGTGCGTTCTACGTCGACAAGCTGGCCGAAGGCATCGCCACCATCGGGGCGGCGTTCTACCCGAAGCCCGTGATCGTGCGCCTGTCGGACTTCAAGTCCAACGAGTACAAGAAGCTGATCGGCGGTTCGCGCTACGAGCCGGACGAGGAAAACCCGATGCTGGGCTTCCGCGGCGCCTCGCGCTACATCGCCGAAGACTTCGCCGAAGCCTTCGAGATGGAATGCAAGGCCATGAAGCGCGTGCGCGATGAAATGGGCCTGACCAACGTCGAGATCATGGTGCCGTTCGTGCGTACGCTGGGCCAGGCCGAGAAGGTCATCGAGCTGCTGGCCAAGCACGGCCTGAAGCGCGGCGAGAATGGCCTGCGCATCATCATGATGTGCGAAGTGCCGTCCAACGCAATCCTGGCCGAAGAGTTCCTGCAGTTCTTCGACGGCTTCTCGATCGGCTCGAACGACCTGACGCAGCTGACGCTGGGCCTGGACCGCGACTCGGGCATGGAGTTGCTGGCCAAGGACTTCGACGAACGCGATCCGGCGGTGTGCTTCATGCTGTCGCGCGCCATTTCGGCCTGCATCCGCCTGGACAAGTACGTCGGCATTTGCGGCCAGGGTCCTTCGGACCACCCGGATTTTGCCGAGTGGCTGACCAAGGAAGGCATCAAGTCGATCTCGCTGAATCCTGATTCGGTGGTCGACACCTGGCAGAAGCTGGCTTCCTGA
- the ppsR gene encoding posphoenolpyruvate synthetase regulatory kinase/phosphorylase PpsR, with amino-acid sequence MSQPEAPGTADSGTQPGTQPASPSTQATAATPAAAAQTGDRPPVRTVFIVSDGTGITAETFSHSILAQFEMRFRKVRMPFVDTPEKAHIAVGKINEAFHNEGVPPIVFTTLVNQEANKALRRAKAMILDMFQTFIEPLEKELGLKSTHAIGRFHQNADTEAYKNRIEAINFSLAHDDGQSHKNLEEADVILVGVSRSGKTPTSLYLAMQYGLKAANYPLIPDDFERGKLPSALYAFKSKIFGLSIDPQRLTEIRNERRPGSKYAAVENCRYEVNEAEAMMRREGIKWLSSTHKSIEEIATTILQEIKVDRDNY; translated from the coding sequence ATGTCCCAGCCAGAAGCGCCCGGTACAGCGGATTCCGGGACCCAGCCTGGAACGCAGCCTGCCTCCCCGTCCACCCAAGCGACCGCGGCGACGCCCGCCGCAGCGGCCCAGACCGGCGATCGTCCGCCGGTGCGTACCGTCTTTATCGTCTCGGATGGCACCGGGATTACTGCGGAAACCTTCAGCCACTCGATCCTGGCCCAGTTCGAAATGCGCTTCCGCAAGGTGCGGATGCCGTTCGTCGATACCCCGGAAAAAGCACATATCGCGGTCGGCAAGATCAACGAGGCGTTCCATAACGAGGGTGTGCCGCCCATCGTGTTCACCACGCTGGTCAACCAGGAAGCGAACAAGGCACTGCGCCGCGCCAAGGCGATGATCCTGGACATGTTCCAGACCTTCATCGAGCCCCTCGAGAAGGAACTGGGACTGAAGTCCACCCACGCCATCGGCCGCTTCCACCAGAATGCCGATACCGAGGCGTACAAGAACCGGATCGAGGCGATCAACTTCTCGCTCGCACACGATGACGGCCAGTCGCACAAGAACCTCGAAGAAGCCGATGTGATCCTGGTCGGCGTGTCGCGCAGCGGCAAGACCCCGACCAGCCTTTACCTTGCGATGCAATACGGGCTGAAGGCGGCGAATTACCCGCTGATCCCGGACGATTTCGAGCGCGGCAAGCTGCCGTCGGCGCTGTATGCGTTCAAGAGCAAGATCTTCGGGCTGTCGATCGACCCGCAGCGCCTGACCGAGATCCGCAACGAGCGCCGGCCCGGCAGCAAGTACGCGGCGGTGGAAAACTGCCGCTACGAGGTCAATGAGGCCGAGGCGATGATGCGGCGCGAAGGCATCAAGTGGTTGTCTTCGACGCACAAATCGATCGAAGAAATCGCGACCACGATCCTGCAGGAGATCAAGGTCGATCGCGACAACTACTAA
- a CDS encoding TrmH family RNA methyltransferase yields the protein MKHVTSRDNALFKHLKALATSTHQRRKAGQSLLDGVHLAQAYVDALGQPVTCVVSERHYGHAEVAPLLARVDAERLVVLADTLFTQISGVVNGIDLMLVIETPAGHLPSRIEEDCIILDGVQDAGNVGSILRSAAAAGIRHAFLATGCAFAWSVKTLRASMGANFHLNIVEHCTVESLAPRLALPLLATSSHADAAVFDTDLREPVAWVVGNEGAGVSDAWMQHVKRKVGIPQPGGLESLNVAAATAICLFEAVRQRR from the coding sequence GTGAAGCATGTCACCTCGCGCGACAACGCGCTGTTCAAGCACCTGAAGGCGCTGGCCACCTCCACCCACCAGCGCCGCAAGGCCGGGCAGTCGTTGCTCGACGGCGTGCACCTGGCCCAGGCCTATGTGGACGCACTGGGCCAGCCAGTCACCTGCGTGGTATCCGAGCGTCACTACGGCCATGCCGAGGTCGCGCCATTGCTGGCGCGCGTCGACGCGGAGCGCCTGGTTGTGCTGGCCGATACGCTGTTCACGCAGATTTCCGGCGTGGTCAACGGCATCGACCTGATGCTGGTGATCGAGACGCCTGCCGGCCACCTGCCGTCGCGCATCGAAGAGGACTGCATCATCCTCGACGGCGTGCAGGACGCGGGCAATGTCGGCTCGATCCTGCGCAGCGCCGCCGCGGCGGGTATCCGCCATGCGTTCCTGGCAACGGGGTGTGCGTTCGCCTGGTCGGTGAAGACGCTGCGCGCCAGCATGGGCGCCAATTTCCACCTGAACATCGTCGAACACTGCACCGTGGAGTCGCTGGCGCCACGGCTGGCGTTGCCGCTGCTGGCGACGTCCTCGCATGCCGACGCCGCGGTGTTCGATACCGACCTGCGCGAGCCGGTGGCATGGGTAGTCGGCAATGAAGGCGCCGGCGTCAGCGACGCGTGGATGCAGCACGTGAAGCGCAAGGTCGGCATTCCCCAGCCGGGCGGCCTGGAATCGCTAAACGTGGCGGCTGCCACCGCGATCTGCCTGTTCGAGGCGGTGCGGCAGCGGCGATAA
- the rnhB gene encoding ribonuclease HII, producing the protein MGLDLAPAAAAIQRLCGVDEAGRGPLAGPVYAAAVVLDPKRPIRGLADSKILTAARREALYEKICERALGWHIAFATVEEIDTINILHASMLAMQRAVQGLAASGVVPDLVQVDGNRCPQVPFPVEAIVKGDALVRAISAASILAKVARDRELMVLHERYPQYGFDSHVGYGTPQHLAALAEFGATPHHRRTFAPVREALARRPMFTAVTAVAKVIEVSDQVSEFTTPIQAAPTGTLQTDAP; encoded by the coding sequence ATGGGCCTGGACCTGGCGCCGGCCGCCGCTGCGATCCAGCGGCTGTGCGGCGTCGATGAAGCGGGCAGGGGCCCGCTGGCAGGGCCGGTGTATGCCGCCGCCGTGGTGCTCGATCCGAAACGCCCGATCCGCGGCCTGGCCGATTCCAAGATCCTGACCGCCGCCAGGCGCGAGGCGCTGTACGAGAAGATCTGCGAACGCGCGCTAGGCTGGCATATCGCCTTCGCCACGGTCGAGGAAATCGATACGATCAACATCCTGCACGCCAGCATGCTGGCGATGCAGCGCGCGGTGCAGGGACTGGCCGCCAGCGGCGTAGTGCCGGACCTGGTGCAGGTCGATGGCAACCGCTGCCCGCAGGTGCCGTTCCCGGTGGAAGCCATCGTCAAGGGCGACGCGCTGGTCAGGGCGATCTCGGCCGCGTCGATCCTGGCCAAGGTGGCGCGCGACCGCGAACTGATGGTGCTGCACGAGCGCTATCCGCAGTACGGCTTCGATTCGCATGTCGGCTATGGCACGCCGCAGCATCTGGCCGCGCTGGCCGAGTTCGGCGCCACGCCGCATCACCGCCGCACGTTCGCGCCGGTGCGCGAGGCGCTGGCACGGCGTCCGATGTTTACCGCGGTGACGGCAGTTGCCAAGGTCATCGAAGTCAGCGACCAAGTCAGCGAATTCACCACCCCCATCCAGGCCGCGCCGACAGGCACCCTGCAAACCGACGCACCGTGA
- the lpxB gene encoding lipid-A-disaccharide synthase — MVDAAIRGGLPTGNGSAAARRGTIAMVAGEASGDLLASLMMGGLQARLGDSVDFAGIGGRRMMAQGFVSRWPMETLSVNGYVEVLGSLREILRTRREVRDWLLAEPPQCFIGVDAPDFNFGLEVPLRRAGIPVVHFVSPSIWAWRGGRIRTIARAVDHILCLFPFEPEIYAKAGIPATYVGHPLADVIPMVPDVAGARAELGLPAGHRVVAVLPGSRQSEVRNLGATFFAAMAQMQRMDPNLAFVLPAASAPLRAIVEELHQQYPELRLTIVDGKSHQAMEAADVVLLASGTATLEAALYKKPMVISYKVPWLTAQIMKRQGYLPYVGLPNILSGRFVVPELLQDDATPEALARETLLQLNDEGNTAFLYEHFTRMHETLKCNTAQLAADVVVDLMHSRGTV; from the coding sequence ATGGTCGACGCCGCGATTCGGGGTGGCTTGCCCACGGGCAACGGTTCTGCCGCCGCCAGGCGCGGCACCATCGCCATGGTGGCCGGGGAGGCCTCCGGCGACCTGCTGGCATCGTTGATGATGGGCGGGCTGCAGGCCCGCCTGGGTGATTCCGTGGACTTCGCCGGCATCGGCGGCAGGCGCATGATGGCGCAGGGCTTTGTCTCGCGCTGGCCGATGGAAACGCTGTCGGTCAATGGCTATGTCGAGGTGCTGGGCTCGCTGCGCGAGATCCTGCGCACCCGGCGCGAGGTGCGCGACTGGCTGCTGGCCGAGCCGCCGCAGTGCTTTATCGGGGTCGATGCCCCGGATTTCAATTTCGGCCTGGAAGTGCCGCTGCGCCGCGCCGGCATCCCGGTGGTGCATTTCGTCAGCCCGTCGATCTGGGCCTGGCGTGGCGGGCGCATCCGCACCATCGCGCGCGCGGTGGACCACATCCTGTGCCTGTTCCCGTTCGAGCCCGAGATCTACGCCAAGGCCGGCATTCCCGCCACTTACGTAGGACACCCGCTGGCCGACGTGATCCCGATGGTGCCTGACGTCGCCGGTGCGCGCGCCGAACTGGGGCTGCCTGCCGGCCACCGCGTGGTCGCGGTGCTGCCTGGCAGCCGGCAGTCAGAGGTGCGCAATCTTGGCGCCACCTTCTTTGCCGCGATGGCGCAGATGCAGCGCATGGACCCGAACCTGGCGTTCGTGCTGCCGGCGGCAAGCGCGCCGTTGCGCGCCATTGTCGAAGAACTGCACCAGCAGTATCCGGAACTGCGCCTGACCATTGTCGACGGCAAGTCGCACCAGGCCATGGAGGCGGCTGACGTGGTGCTGCTGGCCAGCGGTACCGCGACGCTGGAGGCGGCGCTCTACAAGAAGCCGATGGTGATCTCGTACAAGGTGCCCTGGCTGACCGCGCAGATCATGAAGCGCCAGGGTTACCTGCCGTACGTGGGATTGCCTAATATCCTTTCAGGACGCTTTGTCGTGCCCGAACTGCTGCAGGACGACGCCACGCCCGAGGCGCTGGCCCGCGAAACGCTGCTGCAGCTCAACGACGAGGGCAATACCGCCTTCCTGTACGAGCATTTCACCCGCATGCACGAGACCCTCAAGTGCAATACCGCGCAACTGGCCGCCGATGTAGTGGTGGACCTGATGCACAGCCGGGGGACCGTCTGA